CTACTTTTTTGAGTGAgggaaataaaattaaatagataaaatacaatacatataactaaaaatggaaaaaaaagaatagtaTTTTAGATAGTGAAACATTATTCTCtataaatatcaattaaaatgtaaattgattcatatattaatatttaaaagaggacaattcttttgataattaaatatcTATTATACACAATTTGGTGATAAATGcttgaataatatttaaacgttttatattataagattgcaatataattatgatcaaaaatatttgtacaagaagttcttaaaatattttacatgaatattaatattttctataatatgtataataatatcatGAATAAGAAAACattctaaataataaatttaaatttggaAAAAGGATACTTAAAGTgtttaattatcttttttattatgtattGTAACATTCTTGTAAAAAAGattctttttatcaatatatttacCTAATAAGTTGACGAGAGATAactgtatatatatatatatatgtattactTTACTTCTAATCAAATATGATAGagataacaattaaaattatataattttaaaatatgtataaagatatgtaaatatttaatttccaataaaaatttcacaaattaatctaattttttttaggtgGTTTGGATGTAAAAAAACAAGAAAGTAGTGTATTAGAGAAGCCAGATATTTTAATTGCAACACCTGGAAGATTAATAGATTTAGTTAAAAGAGTTGATGGTTTAACATTAAAGAAAATTGAAGTTCTTGTACTTGATGAAGCAGATCGTATGCTTGAGGAAGCATTTGCTGATCAAATGAAAGAATTAATTTCTATGTGTGGTAAAAAAAGGCAAACAATGTTATTTTCTGCCACTATGACTGAAGAAATTGaagatttaattaaaatgtcTCTTGATAAACctgtaaaactttttattaatgaaaatacaAAAACAGCAACAAATTTAAGTCAAGAATTTATTAGAATTCGTGAAGGTCAAGAAGACAACAGAGAGGCAATTGTCTCAGCATTAGTTACtagaaattttatcaatcatACTATTATATTTGTACCAACAAAAAAAGAGTGCCGTAGACTTAATGTAATTCTTGGATTATTGGGTGTCAAAGCTGGTCAACTTCATGGAAATATGAATCAAACACAAAGAGTTATGGCTTtgaatgaatttaaaaatgaaaaaattgatgTTCTCGTTTCTACAGATCTTGCCTCACGTGGTCTTGATATTGAAGGTGTCACTACTgtcataaattttatgatgCCAAAAGATGTCAAGATATATGTTCATAGAGTTGGTAGAACAGCACGTGCTGGTAAGGGTGGTAGATCTATATCTCTTGTTGGTGAAgatgaaagaaaaatattaaaagctATTATAAAGTCTAATCAAGATGGAAGTTTAAAACAAAGAAATGTTTCAAATGTAGTAGTTGAAGCATACAAAAAGAGAATAGATTCTCTTGAAAATTctataaaaagaattgatGAAATGGAACAAGCTGAGAAGGAGATTGCAGAAGCCTCTAAAAAGGTTCAGGAGAGCGAGAAAAAGATGGCTGAGGATGGAGCGTCAGGTTATGATgattgaaagaaaaaattgttctttatctttgttttttttttgttgtttgtTTCCtcttattgttaaaattttatttgtttaataattaaaatttcaaaaatttttatgatagaaattgataaattattaaacaattatttaaaaaaaaattaatcgtGGTAATGTGTAAAACTAATCAAGAAGTCACTTTGTAATTTCAATCTGCCATCCCCATTCACAAAGGTGATCTTCATCATCATCTGTAAGTAAACTTTTAACCTTATACTTTCCACGATGAAGCATGCCTTTTGGAGCTTCACAGACAGTTGTCTTGTATGTGTAATATTCTGATTTTGGTGCATATGATCCTAACATAATAGATTCCTTGTCAACTGGAAGACCATGACGTGAAGTCTTTtgacaatattttaatcCAGTAATAATTTCTCTTTGAACATAGAATTCAAAAACAATTCTATAATTGACACCTTCTTTGATAGAAATACTTAAACCTGGAGGTGGCTGTGATTTGACAAACTCAACTTTATTTGTTATCTCATTATCAATTTCTAAAGCGATGCTCTTAAGTATACAATTAGATTGGATAGATGGATCAATAACTAGATTCTCAGCATTACTTCCAAGtagtttttctttatatctaaaaatattgatattaaaaaaacattctttttatttattatacacTTACTTAACAAGACTCTCATCATCTGTATCAGTAGATAGAATCTCATTAAGAGATTTCTGAGCTGGTTTTACATAATTTTGAGGAAGTTCAAATTCTTTAGCTTCAATTTTATCAGCCTCActcattataattaattataaaagctctaaataaagtaaaaaaaaattatttttagaaaaaaaaagttaaaaataaaaataaataatctaaaaagattaaatttttctattaattatTACTTATAATACAACTTATTTTCTaaccaataaaaaataattcatatataatacaatccaaaagtgaaaaaaaaagaagttttttttaagtatatataattataaaagaaaaaagaacattaatattttttgtaatgatatttaaataaatggaTAGATGaagtatattatatatatttaaaagtaacaAAAGAAATGCGATGactaattattatattaaaaaagcaaaaaaatacatgcgtaaagaattttatactattgtctatttcatcttttttgttaatattattgacTTTCTtgtttatcaaatttaaagattataGAAGGAAGATTTGTTATTATCATGTAATTCTATGACtatgaaacatttttatttatttattttttttcaaaatatatgtatataattttataaaatcaaatacCCCAAATAAAAAggttatataataaaatccattatatagaaaaattctcaataatatattcaactaaaatatatttatattgtacAATGCTagagaaaataatattatatagatTTTTTGAATAAGCATTGAATTGATTAAAGAAAGTGAAGTTGAGTACTTacaattagaaaatataaacaaaataaagaaaaaaaaatttttttttacaaaatatagtTAAATGACTGTAAACGATACAATAGTCTTTGACAGAGATGATAATGATTGATTTTGATGGGAAGTATTTGTAtggaaaaagtttttatagtAGTAATAGGTAGGCAtagaaaaagtaatttaaaataatttttcttttataattttcacATAAATCatacattattttacaaaatatcagaaagtttaataatattttttgtttgtaaaataatatatacaaataaatagaaatataaatcattgtaagtaattatttataactttCATATTGCAAGTTacttagtttttttttttttttgctttgtttaaatttaaatatatacaaaataattatttttaaataaatacatcTTAATgccattttaaaatttctactataattttaaataataatttcatttacatatatgtatatattaatcatatatgtttttaaaaaagtttactaTCATtcatttataacaaaaaatgactaatataatattttaaaaaaaaaaaatttctaagaaatgatttattaaagtaatttGAATTGAATCATagttgtataaaatattacaataaaaacttttaatataaatatatttaaaaattagaatTTTTGGTTATACtaaaattcttaaaaatgaaaacaattattataatagtattattaataaatataacttaTTCTTATTTGGGTGAAAAATTTTGGaccaaaatttattatgGAATTCCTGATGAAGGGCATATgaaagttatatttaaagatcATCCTGTTAATGAAAAAGGATTAGTTGATGAAAATAATCAATTAGCTTATTTGTAAGTATCaaattattgtatatttCATTCCAATATTTAGCGTATACGTTTCTAAAAACCATCATGAAGGTTTCTTTGGTATGACATATCTCAATAATGGATCATTGTGTGGTagatttaatataaataatacattatatGAGACATGTGAAAATTTTAGAATCCTAAAACATAATAAACATGATAAAAGTTTGTTTGAAATTGCTTCCGTGAATGAACCAggtattacaaaattttgtattgaattttatgatatttttgcTGCAATATTAAAAGATCCTTATGATGGTTCAAGTTTTTATGGATACATATCAAAAAATGGTGATGAAGCTTTTGGTATTGACCATAATGGTGGAGTTGTTAATTATGTTGGTTTTGATGTTATTAGTAATTTTGGAATGTATCTAATTTACaggaaataataaaaagtttttgcaaaataactttttttttttttgattgatgattaaatagttatttatgaaaggacaatttatatatatttttttatatatatatttgataaattatacaattaatcaagtaatatattaaataataaacaattacTATTgtcaaaaacaaaatattatttttcctctaaaaaattaaatttaaaagtatttcatttttgttgttatactcatttttatcttaattggaactataataatgtaaattttaatacatgCCTTAAGAAGATTTGAcctatatataaatatatgactaagatattttaatagataggagttaaatttatttatgtatcatttttaatttcatcaatactatatatatatatatatatttatgataattatttttaaataaaaatactataatattaaaaaaaaa
This Strongyloides ratti genome assembly S_ratti_ED321, chromosome : 2 DNA region includes the following protein-coding sequences:
- a CDS encoding LD15481p; the protein is MLEEAFADQMKELISMCGKKRQTMLFSATMTEEIEDLIKMSLDKPVKLFINENTKTATNLSQEFIRIREGQEDNREAIVSALVTRNFINHTIIFVPTKKECRRLNVILGLLGVKAGQLHGNMNQTQRVMALNEFKNEKIDVLVSTDLASRGLDIEGVTTVINFMMPKDVKIYVHRVGRTARAGKGGRSISLVGEDERKILKAIIKSNQDGSLKQRNVSNVVVEAYKKRIDSLENSIKRIDEMEQAEKEIAEASKKVQESEKKMAEDGASGYDD
- a CDS encoding LD16419p, which translates into the protein MSEADKIEAKEFELPQNYVKPAQKSLNEILSTDTDDESLVKYKEKLLGSNAENLVIDPSIQSNCILKSIALEIDNEITNKVEFVKSQPPPGLSISIKEGVNYRIVFEFYVQREIITGLKYCQKTSRHGLPVDKESIMLGSYAPKSEYYTYKTTVCEAPKGMLHRGKYKVKSLLTDDDEDHLCEWGWQIEITK